One Candidatus Hydrogenedentota bacterium genomic window carries:
- a CDS encoding prepilin-type N-terminal cleavage/methylation domain-containing protein — translation MSTYGSKRGFTLIELMIVVAIIAIIAAIAIPNLLRSRMQSNEAAAVGNLRTILGAETAYHGANFVYTPTFDELTTAVPPYLDGDWSTPKSGYNFVMGGDTSNFTANANATSYGVTGGRGFFTDASGVIRFEVGGDANSGSPVLGTT, via the coding sequence ATGAGCACATACGGAAGCAAAAGAGGCTTTACTCTGATTGAACTGATGATTGTGGTGGCGATAATCGCAATCATTGCGGCGATCGCAATCCCGAATCTGCTGCGTTCGCGCATGCAATCGAACGAGGCGGCCGCAGTGGGCAACCTTCGGACGATACTCGGCGCGGAGACGGCGTATCATGGCGCGAATTTCGTGTATACGCCCACGTTCGACGAACTTACGACCGCGGTTCCGCCATATCTGGATGGCGATTGGTCGACGCCGAAAAGCGGGTACAACTTCGTGATGGGCGGTGACACGTCGAATTTTACCGCGAATGCAAACGCGACGTCATACGGCGTGACTGGTGGCCGGGGCTTTTTCACGGACGCCTCTGGGGTGATTCGGTTTGAAGTTGGCGGAGACGCGAACTCGGGGAGTCCGGTACTGGGCACGACGTGA